In the Candidatus Electrothrix rattekaaiensis genome, one interval contains:
- the fbp gene encoding class 1 fructose-bisphosphatase, whose product MPKRKGITVSRQLMDSQQMHPEATGELTGLLNELIVAAKIISAEVNMAGLAGILGQSGKTNVQGEEVQKLDDFANRTLKRRMEQCGYICIMGSEEDDGVIPVLDGYEGKYTLAFDPLDGSSNIDVNVSIGTIFSVHRRKSEGKQGDMSDLLQKGSEQVAAGYVIYGSSTVLVYTTGSGDGVHGFTLDPSVGEFFLSHPDITIPEKAKYYSVNEAYSRYWHDDTTAYIDKLKEMDEQGERSYSLRYIGSLVADFHRNLIQGGVFLYPRDKKSTDKPDGKLRLLYEAAPLALVAEEAGGMAITDDGRRILDIEPTDLHQRVALVIGSRDEVTLAEEYFKKG is encoded by the coding sequence ATGCCAAAAAGAAAAGGTATTACAGTCAGTAGGCAGCTCATGGACAGCCAGCAGATGCACCCAGAGGCAACAGGGGAACTCACTGGCCTACTCAATGAACTTATTGTGGCGGCAAAGATCATCAGTGCCGAGGTCAATATGGCCGGTCTTGCCGGTATTTTGGGGCAGTCGGGCAAGACCAATGTGCAGGGTGAGGAGGTGCAGAAGCTTGATGACTTTGCCAACCGAACGCTCAAGCGACGAATGGAGCAATGCGGTTATATCTGTATTATGGGATCAGAAGAGGATGACGGGGTGATTCCGGTCCTGGATGGCTACGAGGGCAAGTACACCCTGGCCTTTGATCCCCTAGACGGTTCCTCCAATATTGATGTCAATGTCAGTATCGGCACGATCTTTTCTGTGCATCGCCGGAAAAGCGAGGGCAAGCAGGGCGACATGTCGGATCTGCTGCAAAAGGGAAGCGAACAGGTTGCAGCCGGTTATGTTATCTACGGCTCCAGCACGGTTCTGGTCTATACCACCGGGTCCGGTGACGGCGTGCATGGCTTTACCCTTGATCCCAGCGTGGGCGAGTTTTTTCTCTCCCATCCAGATATCACTATCCCTGAGAAGGCAAAGTATTATAGCGTCAATGAGGCCTACTCACGGTATTGGCATGACGACACCACTGCCTATATCGACAAATTGAAAGAGATGGATGAGCAGGGAGAACGCTCCTACAGCCTGCGCTATATCGGTTCGCTGGTGGCTGATTTTCATCGCAACCTGATTCAGGGCGGTGTCTTTCTGTATCCTCGGGATAAAAAGAGTACGGATAAACCGGACGGAAAGCTGCGTCTGCTCTACGAGGCTGCTCCGCTTGCTCTGGTTGCGGAAGAGGCCGGGGGCATGGCCATCACCGATGACGGACGTCGTATCCTGGATATTGAGCCGACGGATCTGCACCAGCGGGTGGCCTTGGTTATCGGGTCTCGCGATGAAGTTACTCTGGCGGAGGAGTATTTTAAGAAGGGCTGA
- a CDS encoding leucyl aminopeptidase, producing MIFELNQKEAEMFSGDLLVYFIRETEGKTVPCPSKMVRRELKQAWKSGDFTGRKGQTFLFYPETIAKNTAAYRVLAVGLGKAADAANNNALREQIRLAAGTAVQQAAGLKVKSLMAVLPEKTGLEDSEVAECLTEGLILGSYRFDKYKSKNEDQEGNQDEKTEIQAFSLQIGTLNPKAAQEGMSLGKRAAIAACRARDMANEPGNGWPPAKFAEFGQKLARKHKLSCEIIEKDAMKKLGMGGILGVNQGSALPPKLVILKYEGGSKKTDPTLMLVGKGLTFDSGGISLKPGLGMEDMKYDMCGGAAVICAMQAIAQEQPKGINVVALVPSTENLPASTALKPGDIITHYNGKTSEIINTDAEGRLILADALAYGIEKYAPDAVIDLATLTGAVIVGLGHHRTGLMATDDSLAGQLLSAGDRAGEPLWRLPLGPEYSEQIKSQVADIKNTGGKGGGSITAAAYLQEFVGETPWAHLDIAGTAWNFTEKSYIPKGPSGIAVRTLVDLVRHWQGKKKEG from the coding sequence ATGATATTTGAGCTGAATCAGAAAGAAGCAGAGATGTTCAGCGGAGATCTGCTGGTCTATTTTATTCGAGAAACCGAGGGTAAGACCGTGCCGTGCCCGTCCAAGATGGTACGCAGAGAGTTGAAACAAGCCTGGAAGAGCGGCGATTTTACAGGCAGGAAGGGGCAGACCTTTTTGTTTTATCCTGAAACAATAGCAAAAAATACTGCGGCCTACCGGGTACTGGCGGTTGGTTTGGGGAAGGCGGCTGATGCGGCGAATAACAACGCCCTGCGTGAGCAGATCAGATTGGCTGCCGGAACAGCTGTCCAGCAAGCAGCAGGCCTGAAGGTCAAGAGCTTGATGGCTGTCCTGCCCGAAAAGACTGGATTGGAGGATAGTGAGGTCGCGGAATGCCTGACCGAGGGCTTGATCTTGGGCAGTTATCGTTTTGATAAGTACAAGAGCAAGAACGAAGATCAGGAGGGAAATCAGGACGAAAAGACTGAGATACAGGCCTTTTCCCTCCAGATTGGTACGCTCAATCCTAAGGCGGCGCAAGAGGGGATGAGCTTGGGCAAGAGGGCCGCCATTGCTGCCTGTCGGGCCAGAGATATGGCCAATGAACCGGGGAATGGCTGGCCGCCAGCAAAATTTGCTGAATTTGGCCAGAAATTAGCGCGGAAACATAAGCTCTCCTGCGAGATTATTGAAAAAGATGCCATGAAAAAACTGGGCATGGGTGGTATCCTGGGAGTGAATCAGGGCTCTGCTCTGCCACCTAAGCTGGTTATCTTGAAATATGAGGGTGGCAGTAAAAAAACAGATCCAACCCTGATGCTGGTGGGTAAGGGACTGACCTTTGATTCTGGTGGTATCAGCCTCAAGCCTGGTTTGGGGATGGAGGACATGAAGTATGATATGTGCGGCGGGGCCGCAGTTATCTGTGCCATGCAGGCCATTGCCCAGGAGCAGCCCAAGGGGATTAATGTGGTGGCTTTGGTGCCGTCCACGGAAAATCTGCCTGCTTCCACCGCGCTCAAGCCCGGTGATATCATCACCCATTATAACGGCAAGACCTCGGAAATTATCAATACCGATGCCGAAGGTCGCCTCATTTTGGCTGATGCCTTGGCTTACGGTATTGAGAAATATGCACCAGATGCGGTGATTGATCTGGCAACCCTGACAGGAGCGGTCATTGTCGGGTTGGGCCATCACCGCACCGGGCTGATGGCTACGGACGACAGTTTAGCAGGCCAGCTGCTGTCTGCCGGAGACCGCGCCGGGGAACCTCTTTGGCGTTTGCCGCTGGGGCCGGAATATTCCGAGCAGATTAAGTCGCAGGTAGCTGATATCAAAAATACCGGCGGCAAGGGCGGGGGCAGCATTACCGCTGCGGCCTATCTTCAGGAGTTTGTCGGGGAGACACCCTGGGCCCATCTTGACATTGCAGGGACAGCCTGGAATTTTACCGAGAAAAGTTATATTCCCAAGGGGCCGTCCGGGATCGCGGTTCGTACTCTGGTGGATCTTGTCCGGCATTGGCAGGGGAAGAAGAAGGAAGGGTGA